CACATTATGCCATCAATGTACGGGCAACCACAATGCTCAGTGTGGAATTTGCACGTCGCTTCTCTCACCAACGCGGAGGACGAATCATCAATATGACATCTGGTCAGTCCAAAGGCCCGATGGTCGGTGAGATCGCGTATGCCGCAACAAAAGGAGCCGTGGATGCCCTGACGACGACACTGGCTGCCGAAGTAGCTACGCGAGGGATTACGGTCAACGCTGTAAATCCTGGGCCCACCAATTCAGGCTGGATGAACGAAGAAATCAAGCAAAACATTTTGCAGCGATTTCCTATGGGACGGATTGGACAGCCCGAGGATGCAGCGCGACTTGTCGCTTTTCTGGCAAGTGACGAAGCGGAGTGGATTACCGGACAGATTATGCATTCCGAAGGTGGGTTCATCCGGTAAGTGAAAAAAGCACAATCCGCCGTTTCTAGCAGATTGTGCTTCTTCTATTTATTTAGGCTATAGTTTGCTCACGATTGGGAAAGAAGGCTTAAACAGCTCTTTTTCGCCCAGCTGTTGATAGTCGCGCTCTACGTAGCCCAGACGCATTTTGTCAAAGTAACGCTGTCCCTTTGCTTTGATCTCTTCCAAATCAACTCCTGGCATGAGGCGGTCTTTCATTACGGTGCGTCCAGCGATGATGGAGAGCTTCACATCACGACCTGAGCCACACGTGATGATCGTACGGATTGGATCATCAACCGCACCCATGTGGAAACCGTCCAGATCGATGGCAATGATATCTGCTTTTGCCCCCGGCGCCAATCGTCCCAGATCATCTCTGCCAAGGAAACGTGCGCCGCCCAATGTTGCTGCGCGGTAAATATCCGCG
This genomic stretch from Brevibacillus sp. DP1.3A harbors:
- a CDS encoding SDR family oxidoreductase, which encodes MTTHLHLHGKIAIVTGASRLQGIGAAICKMLASHGADIFHTYWTAYDQSMTHGIQKDEPAILQDEIRRYGVRCAGIEINLSQSDVYKEVLDAATAQLGEPIILVNNACYSTNDGYEALDIASLDAHYAINVRATTMLSVEFARRFSHQRGGRIINMTSGQSKGPMVGEIAYAATKGAVDALTTTLAAEVATRGITVNAVNPGPTNSGWMNEEIKQNILQRFPMGRIGQPEDAARLVAFLASDEAEWITGQIMHSEGGFIR